The following are encoded together in the Lathyrus oleraceus cultivar Zhongwan6 chromosome 3, CAAS_Psat_ZW6_1.0, whole genome shotgun sequence genome:
- the LOC127125592 gene encoding probable CCR4-associated factor 1 homolog 9 has product MCHRKVLASLAVSSVPLSPRQSRAVITRSVWSSNLDQEFRLLRSVIDLYPLISMDTEFPGVVIGSDPGDPFRDGADTLYSVLKANVDRLHLIQIGLTLSDHTGDLPNLGTDQLFIWEFNFKDFDVVRDDFALDSIELLRHQGINFEKNRKFGIDSFRFAELMMSSGLVCDPNVNWVTFHSAYDFGYLVKLLTHRDLPEDLDEFLRVVMVFFGDKVFDVKHLLKFCSNLHGGLEGICRSMKVDRLIGKSHQAGSDSLLTLHAFQNIIELYFEKAEGFVKYGGVLYGLEVRYNNNKALSQTVYCMN; this is encoded by the coding sequence ATGTGTCACCGGAAAGTCCTCGCTTCCCTCGCTGTATCATCGGTTCCTCTTTCTCCACGACAAAGTCGTGCTGTTATTACGAGATCAGTATGGAGTTCCAATCTTGATCAAGAATTCAGATTGCTTCGATCCGTGATTGATCTTTATCCTCTCATTTCTATGGACACTGAATTTCCCGGTGTTGTTATCGGTTCTGATCCCGGCGATCCATTTCGGGACGGTGCTGACACTCTCTACTCTGTTCTGAAAGCCAATGTGGACCGGTTGCATCTGATACAGATTGGGCTTACTCTATCTGATCATACAGGTGATCTTCCAAATTTAGGCACTGATCAATTATTTATTTGGGAGTTTAATTTCAAAGACTTTGACGTTGTTCGAGATGATTTTGCATTGGACTCTATTGAGTTGTTGAGGCATCAAGGGATTAATTTTGAGAAGAATAGAAAGTTTGGAATTGACTCGTTTAGGTTCGCTGAGTTGATGATGTCTTCGGGTCTTGTATGCGATCCGAATGTTAATTGGGTGACATTTCATAGTGCATATGATTTCGGATATCTTGTAAAGTTGCTGACACATCGGGACTTGCCTGAGGATTTAGACGAGTTCCTCCGTGTTGTGATGGTGTTTTTTGGAGATAAGGTGTTTgatgttaagcatttgttgaaaTTCTGCTCCAACTTGCATGGTGGGTTGGAGGGGATTTGCCGGTCAATGAAGGTGGATCGGCTTATAGGGAAAAGTCATCAGGCGGGCTCTGATAGTTTGCTTACGTTACACGCTTTTCAGAATATCATAGAGCTTTACTTTGAAAAGGCGGAGGGGTTTGTCAAATACGGCGGTGTATTGTATGGATTAGAAGTTCGTTACAACAACAACAAAGCCTTATCCCAAACGGTGTATTGTATGAATTAG